A region from the Pseudomonas sp. KU26590 genome encodes:
- a CDS encoding MFS transporter: MLAALRHYPASVNLLLSSSLFLTLGRAITLPYLVIYLSSNFVLSMSDIGMVVGGALIVGSLLSLYGGYLTDKLSSYRLILSFTGFFVAGFIGMCVTSKLWLFFLFLVSFNFAYSVIDIVVKAAFGKLLPVADQSKVFSVRYTLINIGYAVGPFIGAGLAHWNMKLPFVMSAALGLGFFLVYAMYGDRKLSSADPANAPISFIAVGRILLKDYRLVCFTVGGVLSAVVFGQFTAYLSQYLVTTSTPEFTYQVISSVVAVNAAVVICLQYLVGKRISHQYLNQWLTAGFSLFLMGVVGFALSTTVLHWSLAVAVFTLGEIIVFPAEYMFIDRIAPTHLRGMYYGAQNLSNLGGALGPVLCGFALATQSAHFMFYMLAAFIIAGGCFYLLGASYSRSHDQNSTAQ; this comes from the coding sequence ATGCTCGCTGCGCTCAGACACTACCCGGCTTCAGTCAATCTCCTGCTTTCGTCGTCGCTTTTTCTGACCCTGGGCAGGGCGATCACTCTGCCGTACCTGGTGATTTACCTGTCTTCGAATTTCGTCTTGAGCATGAGCGACATCGGCATGGTCGTCGGCGGGGCGCTGATTGTCGGCTCGTTGCTGAGCCTGTATGGCGGCTACCTCACCGACAAACTGTCCAGCTATCGGTTGATCCTCAGTTTCACCGGGTTCTTCGTCGCCGGCTTCATCGGCATGTGCGTGACCAGCAAGCTGTGGCTGTTCTTTCTGTTTCTGGTGTCGTTCAATTTCGCGTATTCAGTCATCGATATCGTGGTCAAGGCAGCGTTCGGCAAACTGTTGCCGGTGGCCGATCAGAGCAAAGTGTTTTCGGTGCGCTACACGCTGATCAACATCGGCTATGCCGTCGGGCCGTTCATTGGCGCAGGGCTGGCGCACTGGAACATGAAGCTGCCGTTTGTGATGTCGGCGGCGTTGGGCCTGGGCTTCTTCCTGGTTTACGCGATGTACGGGGACCGCAAGCTGAGTTCGGCGGACCCGGCCAATGCGCCGATTTCCTTCATCGCCGTCGGACGCATCCTGCTCAAGGACTACCGGCTGGTGTGTTTCACCGTCGGCGGCGTGCTCAGCGCGGTGGTGTTCGGGCAGTTCACGGCGTACCTGTCGCAATACCTGGTCACCACCAGCACGCCGGAATTCACCTATCAGGTGATCAGCTCGGTGGTCGCGGTGAACGCCGCGGTGGTGATCTGCTTGCAGTACCTGGTCGGCAAACGCATCAGCCATCAGTACCTGAATCAGTGGCTGACCGCAGGTTTCAGCCTGTTCCTGATGGGCGTGGTCGGATTTGCCCTGTCGACCACGGTGCTGCACTGGTCGCTGGCGGTGGCGGTGTTCACCCTTGGCGAGATCATCGTGTTCCCGGCCGAGTACATGTTCATCGACCGCATCGCACCCACCCATTTGCGCGGCATGTATTACGGCGCGCAGAACCTCTCCAACCTAGGCGGTGCGCTGGGGCCGGTGTTGTGCGGCTTCGCTCTGGCGACCCAGTCGGCGCATTTCATGTTTTATATGCTGGCGGCATTCATCATTGCCGGCGGCTGTTTCTAT
- a CDS encoding SulP family inorganic anion transporter, which yields MKPARLRADVLAGLTTSFALVPECIAFALVAHLNPLMGLYGAFIICTLTALFGGRPGMVSGAAGSMAVVIVALVVQHGVQYLLATVLLGGLVMIAFGLLRLGKLVRMVPYPVMLGFVNGLAIVIAMAQLEHFKSGETWLSGTPLYLMIGLVAMTMAVVYLLPRLTRSVPPALVAILGVGLLVYLFDLPTRTLGDMAHIAGGLPGLSLPDVPWNLDTLRIIAPYAILMALVGLLETLLTLNLTDEITESRGYPDRECVALGVANLASGLCGGMGGCAMIGQTVINLSSGGRGRLSGIVAGVMILMFVLFLSPLIERIPLAALVGVMFVVAQQTFAWASLRVLRKVPLNDVFAIIAVTIVTVLTDLATAVLFGILIAALNFAWQQARELYADSHIEPDGSKMYHLHGTLFFASTTPFLDQFDHVNDPQLVTLDCRHLIFVDYSAIAALKTLRERYDKAGKHLRVVHLSERCKKLLKRAGVQHA from the coding sequence ATGAAACCCGCCCGTCTTCGCGCCGATGTCCTCGCCGGACTCACCACCTCTTTCGCCCTGGTGCCGGAGTGCATCGCCTTCGCGCTGGTCGCGCACCTCAATCCGCTGATGGGCCTGTACGGCGCCTTCATTATCTGCACGCTGACCGCGCTGTTCGGCGGCCGTCCCGGCATGGTCTCGGGTGCGGCGGGTTCGATGGCGGTGGTCATCGTGGCGCTGGTGGTGCAGCACGGCGTGCAGTACCTGCTGGCGACAGTTTTGCTGGGCGGGCTCGTGATGATCGCGTTTGGATTGCTGCGCTTGGGCAAGCTGGTGCGGATGGTGCCGTACCCGGTCATGCTCGGATTCGTCAATGGCCTCGCGATCGTCATCGCCATGGCGCAGCTGGAGCATTTCAAAAGCGGCGAAACCTGGCTCAGCGGCACGCCGCTGTACCTGATGATCGGCCTGGTGGCCATGACCATGGCGGTGGTGTATCTGCTGCCGCGCCTGACCCGATCGGTGCCGCCGGCGCTGGTCGCCATCCTCGGCGTCGGCTTGCTGGTGTACCTGTTCGATCTGCCGACGCGCACCCTCGGCGACATGGCGCACATTGCCGGCGGTCTGCCGGGCCTGTCGCTGCCGGACGTGCCGTGGAATCTGGACACCCTGCGCATCATCGCGCCCTACGCGATCCTCATGGCGCTGGTCGGTCTGCTGGAAACCCTGCTGACCCTGAACCTCACCGACGAAATCACCGAGAGTCGCGGCTACCCCGACCGCGAGTGCGTCGCCCTCGGCGTCGCCAACCTGGCGTCCGGTCTGTGCGGCGGCATGGGCGGCTGCGCGATGATCGGCCAGACCGTGATCAACCTCAGCTCCGGGGGCCGGGGTCGTCTGTCCGGCATCGTCGCCGGGGTGATGATTCTGATGTTCGTGCTGTTCCTGTCGCCCCTCATCGAGCGCATCCCGCTGGCAGCGCTGGTCGGCGTGATGTTCGTGGTGGCCCAGCAGACTTTCGCCTGGGCCTCCCTGCGGGTGCTGCGTAAAGTCCCGCTGAACGATGTCTTCGCGATCATCGCCGTGACCATCGTCACCGTCCTCACCGACCTGGCCACCGCCGTGCTGTTCGGCATCCTCATCGCCGCGCTGAACTTCGCCTGGCAACAGGCTCGCGAGCTGTACGCCGACAGCCATATCGAGCCGGACGGCAGCAAGATGTATCACCTCCACGGCACGCTGTTCTTCGCCTCCACCACGCCGTTCCTCGATCAGTTCGATCACGTCAACGACCCGCAGCTCGTTACGCTGGATTGCCGGCATCTGATCTTCGTGGACTATTCGGCAATCGCTGCGCTGAAAACCCTGCGCGAGCGCTATGACAAAGCGGGCAAACACCTGCGCGTGGTCCACCTCTCGGAACGCTGCAAAAAGCTGCTCAAGCGCGCGGGCGTTCAGCACGCATAA
- a CDS encoding cysteine hydrolase family protein, with product MHIQPKAALVLIDMQQGINHPKLGRRNNPDAEQRMLELLSAWRDSGRTVIHVRHFSRSPDSVFWPQQSGVEFQPAFAPWDDEGELHKQVPDAFCHSALEGWLRADGINQVVIVGVVTNNSVESTARTGGNLGFEVIVPHDACFTFDGADFFGQPRSAEDIHAMSLANLHGEYAQVVATEAILRAIS from the coding sequence ATGCACATCCAACCAAAAGCCGCGCTGGTCCTCATCGACATGCAGCAGGGCATCAACCACCCGAAGTTGGGCCGGCGCAACAACCCTGACGCCGAGCAGCGGATGCTGGAACTGTTGAGCGCCTGGCGCGACAGCGGGCGCACGGTGATTCACGTGCGGCATTTCTCCCGCTCACCGGACTCGGTGTTCTGGCCCCAGCAGTCCGGGGTCGAGTTTCAGCCGGCGTTTGCGCCGTGGGATGACGAAGGCGAGCTGCACAAACAGGTGCCCGACGCGTTCTGCCATTCAGCGCTGGAAGGTTGGCTGCGTGCGGACGGGATCAATCAGGTGGTGATCGTCGGCGTGGTGACCAACAACTCCGTAGAGTCGACTGCGCGCACTGGTGGCAATCTCGGCTTCGAGGTCATCGTGCCCCACGACGCCTGCTTCACCTTCGACGGCGCGGACTTCTTCGGGCAGCCACGCAGTGCCGAGGACATCCACGCCATGTCGCTGGCGAACCTGCACGGGGAATATGCGCAGGTGGTGGCGACCGAGGCTATTTTGCGGGCGATCAGCTAA
- a CDS encoding LysR family transcriptional regulator — translation MENFSSIECFVRSAEVGSFAEAARRLSLTPAAVGKSVAKLEAKLGVRLFQRSTRKLTLTEAGQRFLGEVSASLNTIQNAVANLASAEGSPAGTLKVSVGTMFGCLYVVPLLAEFLQRYPAITPDWHFDNRQVDLIGQGFDAAIGGGFDLPQGVVARKLAPAHRVLVASSQWLQAHEGITHPDDLHDCDGILIRSPQTGRIRSWPLSHRSHEQSPLRMKVRMTLSDSEAACRAASQGLGVALVSMPFALPYLRSGALQRVLPEWYVEDGNISIYYSGHALLPGKTRAFVDFIIEQFAEQHWARHFSAV, via the coding sequence ATGGAAAACTTCAGCAGCATTGAATGCTTCGTGCGCAGTGCCGAGGTCGGCAGCTTTGCCGAGGCTGCGCGACGCCTGAGCCTGACGCCCGCTGCTGTCGGTAAAAGCGTCGCCAAACTTGAGGCGAAGCTCGGTGTGAGACTGTTCCAGCGCAGCACGCGCAAGTTGACGCTGACCGAAGCGGGCCAGCGTTTTCTCGGGGAGGTCAGCGCCAGCCTCAACACCATCCAGAACGCTGTCGCCAACCTGGCCAGCGCCGAAGGCAGTCCCGCCGGTACCTTGAAGGTCAGCGTCGGCACCATGTTCGGGTGCCTTTATGTGGTGCCGCTGCTGGCTGAGTTTCTGCAGCGTTATCCGGCCATCACCCCGGACTGGCACTTCGATAACCGGCAGGTGGACCTGATCGGGCAGGGCTTCGACGCGGCCATCGGCGGTGGCTTCGATCTGCCCCAGGGCGTCGTCGCGCGTAAACTGGCGCCCGCTCACCGCGTGCTGGTGGCGTCTTCGCAATGGCTGCAAGCTCACGAAGGCATCACGCACCCGGACGATTTGCACGACTGCGACGGCATTCTGATCCGTTCGCCACAAACCGGGCGAATCCGCTCCTGGCCGTTGAGCCATCGCAGTCATGAGCAAAGCCCGCTGCGCATGAAGGTGCGCATGACCCTGAGCGATTCCGAGGCTGCCTGCCGCGCGGCGAGTCAGGGTCTGGGCGTTGCGCTGGTGAGCATGCCGTTTGCCCTGCCGTACCTGCGCAGCGGTGCGCTGCAACGGGTGCTGCCCGAGTGGTATGTCGAGGACGGCAACATTTCCATCTATTACAGTGGGCACGCATTACTGCCGGGCAAGACCCGCGCGTTCGTCGACTTCATCATCGAACAGTTCGCCGAACAGCATTGGGCGCGGCATTTCAGTGCCGTTTGA
- a CDS encoding 3-oxoacyl-ACP reductase family protein, whose amino-acid sequence MTHPTNLIGKTALVQGGSRGIGAAIVKRLVAQGAAVAFTFVSSEAKARELQDSITAAGGKALAIKADSANAEDIRGAVAKTVETFGGLDILVNNTGVLAIAPLEEFTLEDFDRTLAINVRSVFIASQEAARHMKDGGRIINIGSTNADRMPFPGGGVYAMSKSALVGLTKGLARDLGPRGITINNVQPGPVDTDMNPADSDFAETLMGLMAIPRYGKSEEIAAMVAYLAGPEAGYVTGASLTIDGGFGA is encoded by the coding sequence ATGACTCATCCCACCAATCTGATCGGCAAAACGGCACTGGTACAAGGCGGCTCGCGGGGCATCGGCGCAGCGATCGTCAAACGGCTGGTCGCACAAGGCGCTGCGGTAGCCTTCACCTTCGTCAGCTCGGAAGCCAAAGCCCGCGAACTGCAAGACAGCATCACCGCAGCCGGCGGTAAAGCCCTGGCCATCAAGGCCGACAGCGCCAACGCCGAGGACATTCGCGGCGCCGTCGCCAAGACCGTAGAGACGTTCGGCGGCCTCGACATCCTCGTCAACAACACCGGCGTGCTGGCCATCGCCCCGCTTGAAGAGTTCACCCTCGAAGACTTCGACCGAACCCTGGCCATCAACGTACGCAGCGTGTTCATCGCCAGCCAGGAAGCGGCGCGGCATATGAAAGACGGCGGTCGCATCATCAACATCGGCAGCACCAACGCCGACCGCATGCCCTTCCCCGGTGGCGGCGTCTACGCCATGAGCAAATCGGCGCTGGTCGGCCTGACCAAAGGCCTGGCCCGCGACCTCGGCCCGCGCGGCATCACCATCAACAACGTCCAGCCCGGCCCGGTCGACACCGACATGAACCCGGCCGACAGCGACTTCGCCGAAACACTGATGGGCCTGATGGCCATCCCGCGCTACGGCAAATCCGAAGAAATCGCCGCCATGGTCGCCTACCTTGCCGGCCCCGAAGCGGGCTACGTCACCGGCGCCAGCCTGACCATCGACGGCGGCTTCGGCGCCTGA
- a CDS encoding helix-turn-helix domain-containing protein encodes MNGIGKRLRQERKRLKLTQSALGAIGGVEANAQGHYESGQRLPRADYLFKIAAAGVDIMRVVTGVDPSARAELPAFSTIQTSQNTEGDADVDSSESMVKIISQLRQSLWITANALCEVTRLVDSEELRSSADHVEDHLKVLQGDADMFAALALAKVQKAAHETH; translated from the coding sequence ATGAATGGCATCGGTAAACGTTTGCGCCAAGAAAGAAAACGTCTGAAATTGACACAAAGCGCACTGGGCGCCATTGGCGGTGTGGAAGCTAATGCCCAAGGGCATTACGAAAGCGGGCAGCGATTGCCCAGGGCGGATTATCTGTTCAAGATCGCCGCCGCCGGGGTGGACATCATGCGCGTCGTCACCGGGGTGGATCCCTCCGCCCGCGCAGAACTGCCCGCCTTCTCTACCATCCAGACGAGCCAGAATACCGAGGGTGACGCCGATGTCGACAGCTCGGAAAGCATGGTGAAAATCATCAGCCAGTTGCGCCAGAGCCTGTGGATCACGGCGAATGCGCTATGCGAAGTCACGCGGCTGGTGGATTCCGAGGAGCTGCGATCAAGCGCCGATCATGTCGAAGATCACCTGAAGGTCTTGCAAGGGGATGCTGACATGTTCGCAGCACTGGCCTTGGCCAAGGTTCAGAAAGCGGCACACGAAACTCACTGA
- a CDS encoding DUF4124 domain-containing protein: MKRFSTLSTAVMALLATSLAHSDVFKCVAANGAISFAYSPCPTYVGESTLQRPPPARLSSEWEETDFPYRLNKNATEILQVSRRRKLIITNEREIADRLQSIRPPPPGLPSTCTAPRYDSACFDPSGGRVRQPVKSGLMKSSGN; this comes from the coding sequence ATGAAAAGATTTTCAACACTGTCCACGGCCGTCATGGCGCTGCTCGCCACCAGCCTGGCACACAGCGACGTTTTCAAGTGCGTTGCTGCCAACGGTGCGATCAGCTTCGCCTACAGCCCTTGCCCGACCTATGTTGGCGAATCCACCCTACAGCGCCCGCCTCCGGCCCGGCTTTCCAGCGAATGGGAAGAAACCGATTTCCCCTATCGCCTGAACAAGAACGCTACCGAGATTCTGCAAGTCAGCCGACGCAGAAAGCTGATCATCACCAATGAGCGGGAAATCGCCGATCGCCTGCAAAGCATCCGCCCGCCTCCCCCTGGCCTCCCGTCCACCTGCACCGCCCCTCGTTACGACAGCGCCTGCTTCGACCCTTCCGGCGGCCGTGTTCGTCAGCCGGTGAAAAGCGGCCTGATGAAATCCTCAGGAAACTGA
- a CDS encoding YybH family protein, which translates to MTSIDTRHDAVQHAAKTLIDAFASNDTDAYFAAFAEDATFLFHTMPAPLLSRAAYRDVWAGWQADGFAVLGCQSRNAHISLQGEVAIFMHDVDTHVRFGDEESHFSERETIVFRQHGARWLACHEHLSVKTG; encoded by the coding sequence ATGACCTCCATCGACACTCGCCACGACGCCGTTCAACACGCGGCAAAAACGCTCATCGACGCGTTCGCCAGCAACGACACGGACGCCTACTTCGCCGCATTCGCTGAAGACGCCACGTTCCTCTTTCACACCATGCCTGCGCCCCTGCTGTCACGCGCCGCTTACCGCGATGTGTGGGCTGGCTGGCAAGCCGACGGTTTTGCCGTGCTCGGTTGCCAATCGCGCAACGCGCACATCAGCCTGCAAGGCGAGGTCGCGATTTTCATGCACGACGTCGACACCCACGTCCGCTTCGGCGATGAAGAAAGCCATTTCAGCGAGCGCGAAACCATTGTCTTTCGGCAACATGGCGCGCGCTGGCTGGCGTGCCACGAACACCTGTCGGTGAAAACGGGCTAG
- a CDS encoding purine-cytosine permease family protein — MAHPTTTIETFGVEQIPDHQRDAAPLDLFRLTFGGANTFATAVLGSFPVLFGLSFQAGVWAILLGVVLGSIILAPMGLFGALNGTNNAVSSGAHFGVHGRIVGSFLSLLTAVAFFSLSVWSSGDALIGGAKRMVGLPENDFTLALAYGVFAVLVLVVCIYGFRFMLWVNKIAVFASSLLFLLGLFAFGGSFDAGFAGTVNRGSEGFWAAFIGAALLAMSNPVSFGAFLGDWSRYIPRQTSKKRIMASVFLAQICTLIPFLFGLCTATIVATQAPQYITDNNYVGGLLAVSPSWFFLPVCLIAIIGGMSTGTTSLYGTGLDMSSMFPRLLNRAQATILIGIAAIAFIFIGRFAFNLVQSVSTFAVLIVTCTSPWIVIMVLGLIVRRGFYHPADLQVFTRGQSGGHYWFENGWNWRGLGAWLPSAAVGLCFVNLPGQFVGPLGNLAGGIDISLPITLGLAALLYITLLRTFPEPVGVYGSHGPHPLLGDSAHRNVKKPMAIG, encoded by the coding sequence ATGGCTCACCCCACCACTACGATCGAAACCTTCGGGGTCGAACAGATCCCCGATCATCAGCGCGACGCTGCGCCCCTCGACCTGTTTCGCCTGACCTTCGGCGGCGCCAACACCTTCGCCACCGCCGTGCTCGGCAGTTTTCCGGTGCTGTTCGGCCTGTCGTTCCAGGCGGGCGTCTGGGCCATCCTGTTGGGCGTCGTGCTCGGGTCGATCATCCTCGCGCCAATGGGTCTGTTCGGCGCCCTGAACGGCACCAACAACGCGGTCTCGTCCGGCGCGCACTTTGGCGTTCACGGACGCATCGTCGGCTCGTTTCTGTCGCTGCTCACGGCGGTGGCGTTCTTCTCGCTGTCGGTCTGGAGCTCGGGGGATGCGTTGATCGGCGGGGCCAAACGCATGGTTGGCCTGCCGGAAAACGACTTCACTCTCGCGTTGGCCTACGGTGTGTTCGCCGTGCTGGTGTTGGTGGTGTGCATCTATGGGTTCCGCTTCATGCTGTGGGTCAACAAGATCGCGGTGTTCGCTTCCAGCCTGCTGTTCCTGCTCGGCCTGTTTGCCTTCGGCGGCAGCTTCGATGCGGGCTTCGCCGGTACGGTCAATCGGGGCAGCGAAGGATTCTGGGCAGCGTTCATCGGGGCGGCGCTTCTGGCGATGAGCAATCCGGTGTCGTTCGGTGCGTTTCTCGGGGACTGGTCGCGCTACATCCCACGCCAGACCTCGAAAAAACGCATCATGGCGTCGGTGTTTCTGGCGCAGATCTGCACGCTGATTCCGTTCCTGTTTGGCCTGTGCACGGCGACCATCGTGGCCACCCAGGCGCCGCAATACATCACGGACAACAACTACGTTGGCGGCCTGCTGGCGGTCTCGCCCAGCTGGTTCTTTCTGCCGGTGTGCCTGATCGCGATCATCGGCGGGATGTCGACCGGCACGACGTCGCTCTATGGCACCGGGCTGGACATGTCGAGCATGTTTCCGCGCCTGCTCAATCGCGCCCAGGCGACGATTCTGATCGGCATCGCGGCGATTGCCTTCATCTTCATCGGCCGTTTCGCCTTCAATCTGGTGCAGAGCGTGTCGACCTTCGCGGTGCTGATCGTGACATGCACCTCGCCATGGATCGTCATCATGGTCCTGGGACTGATCGTTCGCCGCGGCTTCTATCACCCGGCGGATCTGCAAGTGTTTACCCGGGGCCAGAGCGGTGGTCACTATTGGTTCGAAAATGGCTGGAACTGGCGCGGTCTGGGCGCGTGGCTTCCAAGCGCGGCGGTGGGCCTGTGCTTCGTCAATTTGCCGGGGCAGTTTGTCGGTCCACTGGGGAATCTGGCGGGCGGGATCGACATCAGCCTGCCGATCACCCTTGGCCTGGCGGCGCTGTTGTACATCACCCTGCTGCGCACCTTTCCGGAACCGGTTGGCGTGTATGGCTCGCACGGCCCACATCCGCTGTTGGGCGACAGCGCCCATCGCAACGTGAAGAAGCCGATGGCGATCGGTTGA
- a CDS encoding DUF6388 family protein encodes MNANDWTEAALAKYIVTNPMLQAEIQDLSPKEQQQQTLWAFEDEAENLGIPTWELALTFIAETPEQLKELRLAAHKEAAEALDMDWEEYCELNEVEV; translated from the coding sequence ATGAACGCAAACGACTGGACCGAAGCTGCCTTGGCGAAGTACATCGTGACCAATCCGATGTTGCAGGCTGAAATCCAGGATTTGAGCCCGAAAGAGCAGCAACAGCAGACCCTCTGGGCCTTCGAAGACGAAGCTGAAAATCTGGGCATCCCGACCTGGGAGCTGGCGCTGACTTTCATTGCCGAAACCCCCGAGCAACTGAAGGAACTGCGCCTTGCTGCGCACAAGGAAGCGGCCGAGGCACTGGACATGGACTGGGAAGAGTACTGCGAACTGAACGAAGTCGAAGTTTAA
- a CDS encoding crotonase/enoyl-CoA hydratase family protein has translation MSDLVAYQLDDGVATLTLTNGKVNAISNDVVAAFNAALDRAEQDRAVVIITGQPGILSGGYDLKIMTSSPEAAMALVAEGSTLARRMLSFPFPIVVACSGHAVAKGAFLLLSADYRIGVEGPFSIGLNEVQIGMTMHHAGIELARDRLRKSAFGRSVICGEMFDPQGALQAGFFDKVVAPEALTEAARTVALQMKKINMRAHKQTKLKVRKEFLETLDRAIELDRQIPL, from the coding sequence ATGAGTGATTTGGTCGCCTATCAACTGGATGACGGCGTTGCGACGCTGACCTTGACCAACGGCAAGGTCAACGCCATCAGCAACGACGTGGTCGCCGCGTTCAATGCTGCACTGGACCGCGCCGAGCAGGACCGCGCCGTGGTGATCATCACCGGTCAGCCGGGCATTCTCTCGGGCGGGTACGATCTGAAAATCATGACCTCGTCGCCGGAAGCCGCCATGGCCCTGGTCGCCGAAGGCTCCACCCTGGCGCGGCGCATGCTGTCGTTCCCGTTCCCCATCGTGGTCGCGTGCAGCGGTCATGCTGTAGCGAAAGGCGCGTTCCTGCTGCTGTCGGCGGATTATCGCATCGGCGTCGAGGGCCCGTTCAGCATCGGTCTGAACGAGGTGCAAATCGGCATGACCATGCACCACGCCGGCATCGAACTGGCCCGTGACCGCTTGCGCAAAAGTGCCTTCGGGCGTTCGGTGATCTGCGGCGAGATGTTCGATCCCCAAGGCGCGCTGCAGGCCGGGTTCTTCGACAAAGTGGTGGCACCGGAAGCACTCACCGAAGCGGCGCGCACCGTGGCGCTGCAGATGAAGAAGATCAACATGCGTGCCCACAAGCAGACCAAGCTGAAAGTGCGCAAGGAATTCCTCGAGACCCTCGACCGGGCCATCGAGCTGGATCGTCAGATCCCGCTCTGA
- a CDS encoding lysophospholipid acyltransferase family protein has translation MLFVLRMLLMSLHFLVAGALGLLLGLCRPFNPDNSRLCARLYALPAMRILGLRLNAQLSPQFDQARPCVIICNHQSNYDLFVLGNIVPPRTVCIGKKSLKWVPFFGQLFWLAGNVLIDRGNPQRARRAILQTTDTLQHKDTSIWVFAEGTRNKGEVLLPFKRGAFQMAIEAGVPIVPVCVSTYVRSMDLNRWDSGEVIIRTLPAVPTANLTSEDIPQLIALCHGQMQTCIASMDAQVRGAAAALQTDAEQH, from the coding sequence ATGCTGTTCGTACTGCGTATGTTGCTGATGAGCCTGCACTTTCTCGTCGCTGGCGCCTTGGGGCTTTTGCTTGGCCTGTGCCGCCCGTTCAACCCGGACAACAGCCGCCTGTGTGCCCGCCTCTACGCCCTCCCCGCCATGCGCATCCTCGGGCTTCGCCTGAACGCGCAACTCAGCCCGCAGTTCGATCAGGCCAGGCCCTGCGTGATCATCTGTAACCATCAATCCAACTATGACCTGTTCGTCCTGGGCAACATCGTGCCGCCGCGCACGGTCTGCATCGGCAAAAAAAGTCTCAAATGGGTGCCGTTTTTCGGCCAGCTGTTCTGGCTGGCGGGCAACGTGCTGATTGACCGTGGCAACCCGCAACGGGCGCGCCGCGCCATACTCCAGACCACCGACACCCTGCAGCACAAGGACACTTCCATCTGGGTGTTCGCCGAAGGCACGCGCAACAAAGGCGAAGTATTGCTGCCGTTCAAACGTGGGGCGTTTCAGATGGCGATCGAGGCCGGTGTGCCCATCGTGCCCGTCTGCGTGAGTACCTACGTGCGCAGCATGGATTTGAATCGATGGGACAGCGGCGAGGTGATCATCCGCACCCTGCCCGCCGTCCCTACGGCAAACCTGACCAGCGAAGATATCCCGCAGCTCATCGCGCTCTGCCACGGCCAGATGCAGACCTGCATCGCCAGCATGGACGCGCAAGTCCGCGGCGCCGCGGCCGCCCTCCAAACAGACGCTGAACAGCACTGA
- a CDS encoding amidotransferase: MSLRICILETDVLRPELVDQYQGYGRMFEKLFARQPVPAEFVVYNVMQGDYPPDDEQFDAYLVTGSKADSFGTDPWIETLKTYLLDRYKRGDKLLGVCFGHQLLALLLGGKTERAPQGWGVGIHHYNLSPTQPWMTPALDKLTLLISHQDQVTALPEGATVIATSEFCPFAAYHINDQVLCFQGHPEFIHDYSRTLLDIRQDALGEQVYGKGIASLEEDHHGTAVAEWMMRFVANKRPVS; the protein is encoded by the coding sequence ATGTCGTTACGCATCTGCATTCTGGAAACCGACGTACTTCGCCCGGAACTGGTCGATCAATACCAGGGTTACGGGCGGATGTTCGAGAAGCTCTTCGCGCGCCAGCCGGTGCCTGCGGAATTCGTCGTCTACAACGTCATGCAGGGCGATTACCCGCCGGATGACGAGCAGTTCGACGCGTATCTGGTCACCGGGTCCAAGGCTGATTCCTTCGGTACCGATCCGTGGATCGAAACCCTGAAAACCTACCTGCTTGACCGCTACAAGCGCGGCGACAAGTTGCTGGGTGTGTGTTTCGGTCATCAGTTGCTGGCGCTGCTGCTGGGCGGCAAGACCGAGCGCGCGCCACAGGGGTGGGGCGTCGGCATTCATCATTACAACCTCTCACCCACACAACCGTGGATGACGCCTGCGCTGGACAAGCTCACGTTGCTGATCAGCCATCAGGATCAGGTCACCGCGCTGCCCGAAGGCGCGACGGTCATTGCCACCAGCGAGTTTTGCCCGTTCGCTGCTTATCACATCAACGACCAAGTGCTGTGCTTCCAGGGGCATCCGGAATTCATCCATGACTATTCGCGCACCTTGCTCGATATTCGCCAGGATGCTCTGGGCGAGCAGGTCTACGGCAAAGGCATCGCCAGCCTGGAAGAAGACCACCACGGCACGGCGGTGGCGGAATGGATGATGCGATTTGTGGCGAACAAGCGGCCCGTGAGCTAA